The DNA region TTGAGAGGTCTCAAGTTGGTTCTACATCAGTAGCACCACCCCTACCCACAGACGCACCACTGCCACAGTCGGCAGCCGATGAAACTTCAAAACCACATGAGGGTATGGGCGATCATTTTATGGATATGGATGATCCTAATATTGATGACGAAGAGTGTGATGGAAATGATGGGGGAGATGGGCAGCCACCAAGTGGTTCACAAAGCAACCACAATTTCAATGATGGAATCGGTTTTTACTGTGGGCAATTGAGAACAAAGAGTATTTAAAGGTTTTATTGAAGAAGGCTATAATAAAGATCCCATTTTGTTTTAAACCAAACAAGAGTAACAACAAATATTATAAGGTGGAATATACCTCTCCTAATTGTGGTTGGATATTGGGGGCCAATAAGTACGACAACTCAAATAGGTTTCGCATTTACAAGTACGTTGGTGATCACACTTGCGGGGTTGAACACGTTACAAGCACTCATAAGCATGCCTCGGCAGTTGTCCTTGGATCAGTCTTGATGAATGACTATATTGACAACAAAGGGCCAACGACAAAAATAATCCAGAGGACGGTTTCAGGAAGTTCCATTATAAACCAAGCTATTAGCAGTGTTGGAAGGCAGGAGTAACGGCTAAGAACATAGTTAGAGGGACACCGGAGCATGGGTATGCTTTCTTACCTGCTTATTCATACATGGTTGAAAATCTAAATCCAGGTTTCGGAATTTGCATTAGTCTTGATGATGCGGATAGGTTCAAATATTACTTCGTAGCTTACAAAGCTTGCATTCAAGGATATAAACACATTCAAAAGGTTATTACCATTGACGGTACACATTTATACGGCAAGTATGAGGGTGTATTGTTGTCCGCTGTCGCACTGGTTACTGAGAACCATATCTATCCAATTGCTTTTTGCGTGGCGGACAAGGAGTGTGATGAATCCTGGATCTACTTCTTCGAGCAACTGAGCTATCTAATTGCCGATGAACCATACTTGTGCATCATCTCTGATAGGCACAAGAGCATAGCCAACGGTGTTTCCAGAATTTTTGAGCATGCTCATCATGGACTATGCATGAAGCATCTTGGTGATAGCCTTCGAAAAAAAATTCAACGTGGAGATTCTCTTCATGTGTATTATGATACAGCAAAGGCATATGGTTACCAAGAGTTCAATGAACATTTTCAACAATTAAGGGATAAATGCCCCCAAGCTGCTAATTGCCTCGAGTTTGATATTGGATTTGAAAAGTGGAGCAAGGCATATTTTCCAGCAAATAGGTACGATATGCTGACCATAAACATTGTTGAGTCGCTAAACTCAATATTGAGGGATGAAGGAGAGTACCCAGTGACTGCCTTAGTCACTTCCATTTCTAGGAGGTTTGCTGAAATCTTCAGGCAGAGACGTGCAGATATCAGCAGTTTAATCAATTTATTTGTGCCTTCGGCTGAAAAGACGCTAAGGGAAAAGATGAATGAGGGTGATTCCTTGTTTGTTAATAATATAAACGGGGATGCCAACGAGTTCACCGTAGTCTGCAATGGCCTAACTGCCAAAGTCAATCTATTGAACAAAACATGTACTTGTAGAGAGTGCGACTTGGTGAAATTACCGTGCGCTCACGTGATAATAGCCTTGAGATTGAAGTATGGACCTCATTATGATTCAAGTATCTATGAGTATTCCTCTCCCATGTATAAAGTTCAGTCTTACATTCTTGCATTGGTGAAACTATTAATGTAGTCCCTCCGGAATCAGAATGGGAAGTCCTAGAGAAGTACGCAAACATGTATATTCCTCCACCCCCTTGGAAGGAAGAGAGTGAAGCGTATTCCTGGTCGCGGAATCTTTCAAGTCCAAAGGAAGTAACAAAGGGACGAGAAACAAGTGATCGATTTCCAAGGGGGCTGGTCACAACAAAACAACATGTCGATATTTGAGAGAGCAtccacttgattttttttttaatttgaatgtATTTTTATTGTATTAGTTCAATATTAATCATCTTTGTTTTAGTCTATCATAGAATATATGCGGGTTTATAATAAACCAATCCGTTGGTCTATAATGGTTCATAGTTAGGAAATTAATCTTCCTTAAGGAGATCTATTCTCCCCAATTAAAACCCTTATCATGCAGAACTAAGTAGCGTAATGATTACCTTTTCAGAATACTATCGTTTCATGTCTAATCACACtgataaaatataaatttaaatgACACCTCCATGCCCATAGCCACTTGTCTCTTAGCTATTGGGTGAAGGTTCACTTAACTAATGCAAACAGTCTTTATATCTTCTCTAATCCTTATTTCCTCCATTTCAAATAAACTCAAGCCCATAGAAATTTCAGATCATTCATCTCGAAAATGCCCAGAAGAATACGCCTTCCTAGACACCCACAACTACAAACTCCATCACCAGACATTCTTCTACTATGAATGACTTCAAACGGCTCTTTAGGGCGCTGAGAGAGGACAGGAAGAGATTGACAAGGTCTTTTCGCAGGATCGAGCGATTTCTGCATGTCCTCTCGCAATATAAGAATATTGACCCAGATACCctcataacccccccccccccctggtaGCACCCCCTGCAAACCCCTagattagtttagtttagtttagcTATGTAATTTTAGTTTTTATGTATATTTCATTCTGTTGTAAGTTTTTTGCAAAGCTTTAATAGGTGAAAATTGTAGATGGAAGCAGCTTTTGGGCTTTCATGTATAAAATCTTTTAGATATTCTTGCTGTTATGGTTGGGGGTtgcaatgaaatgaaatatacGGTTAATGTTCATATTTCTTGTGTTGTGTTTTATTTATGTCCTTTTCTGTTTTTTGCATTTCTTTTTTAACCGTCGAAATAAAGCTAAGTGTGTTGGGTCTATTAATAAACATAACTATAATGAATGACTATGGTCTATAATTACTCATTGAGACGGTCTATGATGGACCTTCAAGGTTGATTATAAACCATGGGAATAAAGGTTTTAGAGTCCCATCCAttagataaaaataaataaaaagacctgatattatttaaacattataataacactttaatacatcatatgagagtcctcATCCATTAGATACATGATCAAAATAGTTTTAAGACACCtaatggtccttaaatcactaatattagtcaaaaaatccaaaaaataaataaaaagacttgatactatttaaacattataataacactttaatacatcatatgagagtccccatccattagacacgtgatcaaaatagttttaggaaAACCTAATGGTCCATCATAGACCGTGTCAATGGGTAATTATAAATCATAGTCGTTTACTATAGTTATGTTTATTAATAGACGCAACACACTTAGCTTTATTTCAACGGTTAGAAAACAAATGCAAAAAACAGAAAAGGACATAAATAAAACACAACACAAGAAATATGAACATTAACCgtatatttcatttcattgcaACCCCCAACCATAACAGCAAAAACATCTAAAAGATTTTATACATGAAAGCCCAAAAGCTGCTTCCATCTACAACTTTCACCTATTAAAGCTTTGCAAAAAACTTACAACAGAATGAAATATACATAAAAACTAAAACTACATAAAACCAGCCAAAAAATTCAAACTCATCCATTGTATTTTTCGTAATGAAAGTCCTCATTTGTCTTTCTTGATCAAACTCCTCCATTGTCTTTCTTGATCAAACTCCTCCATTATCTTTTTTCTTGATCAAAACACCCAAAATGTCTCAGCTACCCGAAACATCTCAACCAGAAGATCCCGACATTTGTTTCTGCGGTGAATACACTGTCTTGAACACATCACGCACCCTAAACAACCCAAGTCGCAGATTCTTTAATTGTGCAGTTGGAActataagtttctaattcaaaatGTATGCGTTTTTTAGTAGTTCCAGGACAAAAAACTCTAATTGATTGCTGTTTGTTTCAGGATTATGGTGGCTGCAACTATTTCAGGTTTATTGATCCACACCTCAACAAAACACCAAAAATATCTCAAATGAGCCCAGGACCTAGCAAGAGCCAAGGACCTAACAGGAGCCCAGGTGGACCTGAGACACCAACATCAAAAGGCTTAACCAAATTTGAAATGTAAATAGACTTAGAGAATCTTTAGAGAACGAGGAATTACTTCAGTCATTGTTTAGAGAATCTGAAGAAAAGAAGAATCACTTGAAAATTATGTTGGGAGAAGCCGAAATTGAGAGGGATGAAGTAAAATAGAGGATGGTGGTGACTGAAGAGGAAGAGAATAGACTAACAATGCTTTTGTATGGTTTATTAGTGGTGTTTGCTATATGGCAGTATGTAATAGGGCTGTAGTGGGACTGGGTATTTCATTTTGGAGTATGAAGAATTGGACAATATGAAGCGGGTTTtatttatatgaaaaatatatgtgtTTGTCCTCAAGCATTATAACATCTCTATTGAGTTTGTGTTTAAACTTTATTCATAGTCGATAATAGTATATATAAACTCAAAGTTGATGATTAACATTCATCGTAGCAAATAATAAGGTTTCATGTCACCCATAGATAATTATATTAAGAAGTGACCACTACTTATAAAAACAATCACATTTAAAGACATCTAAGTTCACAATGAAACAACACACTTATATACAAAGGTTTCAATGATCTAACCTTCATATAAATTAATCCAAAACAGTCAAAATTAATTGTTTGTTAAAACTGTCAGACATTAGTACTGATTGTTTGACATCATCCACCACATACATTCAACAAAAACTTAATTGTTTGTTACAACCCAAATAACCAAAGTAGTTGTCTGAAGAACCATTAATCTGGGCGAGGATGCCAGACACAACCTTTTCATAGTCAAACGCAACATCAACTTGACTCGCCTCAGTAGCTTTCTTCTTATTAACCTTAGCAGGGACATCTGCTGCTTCTCAGCTTGAGCAGCTGGCATAGGGAGCTCAACCTTCTCGACTTCAACCTTCTCAAGTTTCTCACCTTCAGAAGCTGGTCTAGAGAACTTAACCTTTTCAAGATCAGTACTAGCGTTCTTCTCATTAACCTAGGCAGTTGGCACAGAAACATATGCTGCCTTCTCATCTGGCATAGGGAGCTCAACCTTCTCATGTTTCCCAACTTCATAAGCAGGTCTAGGGGCCTCAACCTTCTTATGAGCAGCTTGTCTAAGGATCTCAGCAGTGGGCTCAACACCTACATTCAACTTGTTGATAGCAGATGGTTCTACAGGTGCTTGTGCTGCATTTTTTGGACATAATTAAAAAGAATGCAAATCGTATACAATATAATTACAACAAAAAACTTCAAAATGTTCACCTTTCTCTTTGACAATCTCctgattcttctttttcttcacctTCTCGCTCCTTCTAAATTTTTTTGCCTCCACATAAGCGAGAAGAACATTCAGAGACTCCTCCATTTTATCCACATGTTGCTGCATTTCCACATGCTCTATCGGCACTGATGGGCGCCCACTTGGGCTGCACGACCCCTAGAAATCCCACTGCCAACATTACCACAAAAATCTTCTGATTGAATATCTTCCCCATCATATGAGAGCTCCTTGGACTCCTTTTCAAACCTACTACGACACTTCAAGGCATGATGAGTATCCTCATCAGAATTCTCCCTGGGCTCCTTTCTTAACCTACTAGGAGCCTTTGAGCCATTCTTTGATGTAACCAATACGGTCACACCTTCCAATTCAATCTTCAATTTATCTATAATGGGATCATCAACCTCATCATCAAATGCCAAAAAGTCTTTCATGTAGTCCTGCTCCATCTCACGCATTGTGAGGATGATGTAAGGGTGCACAACCTATAAATAAGCAAAAAATTAGCATTTAGTTTATACTTTTGCAAAAACATTGATAATAGACTCCAAATTTATAGCTGTGAAATTCCCCCTCCAATATTAAATGGATCACCTTCAGTAAATAGCTCTATTTTTGTGGTGTGCCACCTAAGAATCCCAAGAATAGGCAGAGAAACACATCTGATTTTCCAGCATGCAGTCTAAGTGTAGGAAAAGCTTCATAAGTCCAGGCCTATAATGACACAAATAATCGCTGAGTGCAAAAATAAATAACACACTGTCTATAATCTACTACACCAGTGGTTTATAACATGTACCATGAATGTCTAGGGGAAGCCGTAGAAATCATATGATGGTGTCTTCTTATCAAGGTGGTGTCTGGGAATGTCTACCTTGTCCATCAAGTATTCCAAGGCGAGTTCAAATGATTCCTTTCCCTAAGGATAGCTCTGGAAGAATTCCAAATCGTCAGCCATTTTAAACCAATCAGCGTCCACACCCCTGGACACATCTTTGGTCATTAAAATTGTATGGAGAAACCAAACAAGACAACATTTCAGCTTTTCTTCTTTATTTAATCGAGGCCCTCTTATCACCGACAATAGCTTGTCTGATGTAATCTTCTTCTTTTGAGTAACCTTTGCGTAGAATTCTACCCATTTCTTAATTGCCCCGTCCTCTCTAGAATGGGAGGGATATGATCCACAATTTAAACCGGTGATCAACGCAAACTCGGTCAAGCCAAAACACGCAAGCTTTGTCGTTCACGAGCAACCACACTTCATGCTTCTTTTTCTGGACCACATGACAAAGAAGCATATAGTGGATCATTTGTCCGTTGAAGTTGATGAAGAATTTTTACAGCTTTCTAAAGTGACCAAAACAGGAACGCTTCCACATTTTCCTTAGTTGTTGATCTCTCAACACATTGTTAAATTCAACTAACAATGACAATCTGCTCTTAACAGAAACTTTTGCTGCAAAAGATTCATAATCATCCAGCCAATTGATCAAGCCATACTTTTCAACGTTAATTGTCTTTGCACAATATGGCAAGGAGAAAGGATCAACATCTTCAGCAGCACTAGAGTGTTTTGAACCATCCTCGAATACACTCTTAACTCTACTATCAGCTCTATCTCCATCAACATTACACTCATCAATGGGGTCTGAGTGGGACACACTCTCAGCTTCtgcacttctttttctttttctatatcGTCTAAGTTCTTCACCTCTTTTTTTTATCCTTACGATTCGCATTAGAACGAGTTTCAACCATAGCACAAGAACGGGGGAGTATTTTCTTTCTCCTCTGCCTCTACATCTAGGCATTTATACGATCTAAATATAAGCAATAGAGACGTTGATCAACCACGATATAAGAATAATAGACCAAAAGTCTATTAATAGACCATGTATAATTGGCAAAAACAGAAAAACAAAGATCGAAACAAGCAAAATAAATATACAGGTACAAGTTTTGCAGACATTTAGAGAAGGAAATCAGCTAGCAGATTTCCTATCAAATGCAGCACTGGAAGTAGAGAATCAGCTGGAATACACTAGCTTTGAATCACTGCCAGTACTAGGAAGGAAGATACTAAATTTAGACAAGGCACAAATTCCATCACTGAGGATCAAAACAAGGAAGATTCAGCCTACTTGAAGATGGAGCAGTTCACTTGCTATTTTATGATTACAAAGTGTAAAACTATCTCTGAGTATGCATACTCAAAGATGGTGAGCATCAATTATTTTTTGTTTTCTACTTTTGCTGTTGAACTTGATAATTATTAATAAAACAACAGGGGGCCATGTCTCCTGATAAATttgcataaaaaaaaatatagtgaCCACAATTGCTTTTCAGTATTCGGGAAAGTAGAATTAGAGGTATTGCCAAGTGGTATATTTAgtagttgcaaaaaaaaaaaaagtataaataACACACATTTCGACGAAAAAAAAGGCAAAACAACAAAGATATTAAAAAAAGCAGATCTTTATGAACACTAGTTTTTTATCAAGAccgaaaaaaattaaaaaatttcagGGTAATATGGAGCTCAAAATGCTCCGATGGAGTTGCAGAGTTAAAGAAATTACCTATTTATGACGATCAAGGCGTATTGGAGCTTGGGGGAGAGGTGGAAGTTTGAGAGTTTCAAGCTagaaagagaaataaagaagagaaagggacgaatgagagagagagagagagagagagagagagagagagagtgtttGTATATTTTATTAGAAGTCAACTGGACTTAAGTGTATAACTTAAAACTTTCAATCtttttaaaattatgaaaatTACCCCATTCCCATTTTTCTAAACCCTAATAccaaaaaataattgaaaaagaaaTTGAGTGGCCATATTCCCAATTAAAACTTGAGAGTCGCCTTCTGTACAAATCTTCTCTACTTACAAACTTAAGAAAAgtgatttttctcttcttttcatttTAATAAGCGTTTTTCTTTTTTGCATTTAGTAATGAAAAGTTTAAAGAGAATTTTTTATTGGTAAAAATTATCGTTGGTGCTTCGATGAAAAAGTATAATCTCACAAGGTGGATATAAATTTCTTTATTATGGTGTAGAGATGTAAATTCCAAAATACTACAATGGTTACTTCAATAACCTTCGAAATTGCACAATGAAAATCCATTTTATTATTGAAGGATCCCACCGAAATAATGAATGATAGAGTACTTGAAATAATCATTGAATGGACAACACTAAAAAATGTatctgaaaaaaataaaattaatgagTAAACTCCCCACAGCAATCagtaatagatttttttttttttttttaaggatgaGTGACAATACATTTTTGTAAGATTAGGTTAATTTCTTTACTGTTAGTGTTTGTTAATGGTTTTATGTGTAAAGTAAGTACCTATGTTTTAATTTTAGTGTCATTTTTTTTGGGTTAAATTAATGCCATTGTTATTATCTTCCTATTataaattatatatttatatgttgaAGCAAACTGAAAATAGTTATATATGCACTTCATTCAATTTATAGAATTAATAGATCTATGAAGTTTTTAAATCGTTTTTTCATCTTgactaattttataaaaataatgttAATTAAATTCACTAATCGGGGCCTAATTTACTAGTACATAATAAATAGCAAGAGTAATAAAATTATGGAATTTTTtgaatatatacaaaaaataaataaattaatatttATCATAACTAATAAGTAATACTTTTCCATTTTCGAAATGTAGCAATAGTTTATCTACAAAGCATataaaaccttcaacaaatcccACAAATTAGGAATTTTGAAGATCTTCCTTTTTCTCTATCTTTCTATCTTCTCTGTCTCCCCATCTTCTCTTCTCACAAACCATAGCCGCCATTGTTCTGCCGCCCGTCGTCGTTTCTCCATCACTATCTGTCACTGCTTCACCTTGTCTACTGATGCTCTGCCCCCTCCACAACTTCTCTGCCAAATTTTATTCGAAGTTCACCAAAAACCAGATGACTAAGTTTGCTCGGTCTACACCAGATTTCTCTCCCATGACTTTCACATTCTCTTATCTCCATGTACActtgtatatcattgtatattatTGTATGTCATATGTACGTCAATATATACAGTTGACACACGCATCACATACACTAATGTATATTGACATACACAAAACATACAAGATATATACATGTCATACACACAACATACAATTTTATACATACTTGTACGTGTTGTATGTATTTTTATGTTATGTGTATATCACTGTACATAcaattatacacaaaatatacaccaaatatacaattatatatatatatattaatggatatactacaagagaAATGCacccatatacaaatacaaaaacagctaaaacaaaatgaaatgaatttttttaaaagcgtagtttacactacacaaagctatgataaagaccattacaaaaagaaaaagcataaaaaatacagaacacgttataatagaaattatcttcaatataataaaaagaaatattatcttagaaaatcagcagccagaaaaccttatttagacagaaataggcatgtaagaaaatatcgaacagaaatgaattataaaaataaattagaatgctttacttgtggaagtgtagaacacttagcaaatacatgtccaaaaagaataaataataagacaagaaattctcagttaattgaagattttcaagaaacgttaataaatgtagacgaatatatgtcagacacagagagtatatattatatagtaagtgtagacactgaagaaaaaatcaaaacaaacttgtgagactcagaagcagaagaattgatcaatgaaataggattagaaaatctagacttagaagcaatagataatttagcaaatataacggaagactgtaaccatgagttcgaacgaaataagggattggatagtaatgcaagtttcttttgtaaatggtatcctagtagagacaaaagagctaaatgtaaaaattgttatatagaaggatgtacaatgtgtatagaaaaagaatttaagacaaaaataaataaagaggaaactcataagaaaattgaaaaccctactattaatctaagaataataacattagaaacaagaataaatgaattagaaactagattatgtaacctagaaaagggaaaacaaaaagaagtagatagtgaagacgaagaaataagattatcaaatatataaccaataatgaaaccattaagaacaataccagaagattctcaagcagaattaatgagtatagaagaccatgaaacattagtatgtaatgaagataaaaaattaggaacaataaaaatacttgcaagaattaaaatagatgattatgagatataaacattagcattagtagattcaggatgcacaaagtgcataataaacaaaagaatagttccacccaatttaataaaaattctagaaaaaccagttgcaaccatgcaaatggatggaacacataacatatatagacattatgttcataaggcctacattagctttataaatacgtGTTCAAAATTTTacaaaccaagctataaaatggataagatataggtaagagaccttaatataaatgtagattttgtcataggattagactttatgttacataataatggcagctgtatgattacaagagatggagtaattttcttaaaaaatattactcatacaccggtacaagttcttaagactgaaactagaATCCGTCATAAGAAGATCCCTACACCAGATCAAAgcaacctgcaaaagaaagaagatagttgttgtaaagagtgtcaagaaaataatacatgttgtaaagataagccagaaataaaaaatttaactctagaagaagaagaaattctaggagcggaggattcgttagaaaaagattatactttaatagacatagaaacagagttatataattttaaaacaggaatagaaagaataggagtaataaagaatcaaaaagacctagataatataataaaaatactagatgaaatagaaattataggagaaaaaccattaaaatattgaaaaaataatagaattgtatgtaaattagatataataaatccagactatataattaaaacagcttcgattgaagcaacacaccaagatgtagaagattttaaaatacaaataaaagaattattggatttaggagtaatacggagatctacttctaaacatagatctgcagcatttatggtaagaaatcatagcgaaatagtaagaggaaaagcgagaatgataataaactataaaagactcaatgataatactaggacagatggatataagttaccagacaaaacagaattaataaatagaatacaaggaaagaaaatatttagtaaattttattgtaaatcaggatattggcaggtacgaatgcatgaagaaagcatagaatggaatgcattcacctgtcctgaaggacattttgaatggttagtaatgccatttggattaaagacagctccgccaatttttcaaaaaaaaatggatagtatatttggagaatacaaaaggtttgtattagtatatgtagatgatatactagtatttagtagagatattaaagaacatttaggacacctacaaacagtatttagactatttgcagaaaatggaataataattagtaagaaaaaaaatggaattatgtaaaaattatataaattttgtaGGAGTAGTAAtaggagaaggtaagataaagttacaacctcatatagctaaaaaagttttagaaatgccagataagttagacaatgttaaggaATTACAAATTTTGTTTAGGAATAGttaattatgctagaaattttataaaggatttaggaaaaatagcaggaccattgtattcaaagactggatctaatggtcaaaaacactttaatactaaagacattaaattagtacaaaaaattaaagaaaaaataaaaaacattcccgATTTAAAACATGCCTCTAGAAatagactatttaattatagaaacatacggtagttttgaaggatggggagcagtactaaaagcaaaaccCAATAAATACAgtaataaaagtgaagaaaagatatgtgcttatcaaagtggtaagtatcgagaaaaaggaaatatgagtagtatagacgcTGAAATTTTAGTTGTAATATATggcttaaatagttttagactatatatactaaataaaccagaaatattggtaagaacagactgtgaagctatagtcaaattctatcaaaaaattaatgataaaagtagcagtagacgaagatggttaaactttatggatactatttctatttataatttacaatttgaacatataaaagaaaaagataataatttagcagaccaattaagtagactaaagattactgctaattaattttttatttgaacagcatgagaccttccagttctcaaacagcagacaaggggaaaggcatagcctcaacccaagacacatacagacagacagtattaggtaaccttcattttaga from Lycium barbarum isolate Lr01 chromosome 10, ASM1917538v2, whole genome shotgun sequence includes:
- the LOC132613184 gene encoding uncharacterized protein LOC132613184, producing the protein MESGELNCESSDLRISYMINALPTRGKTHLSFITNDRQVVLYMLDVAADGPRPVLRINVVERSQVGSTSVAPPLPTDAPLPQSAADETSKPHEGMGDHFMDMDDPNIDDEECDGNDGGDGQPPSGSQSNHNFNDGIGFYCGQLRTKSFGICISLDDADRFKYYFVAYKACIQGYKHIQKVITIDGTHLYGKYEGVLLSAVALVTENHIYPIAFCVADKECDESWIYFFEQLSYLIADEPYLCIISDRHKSIANGVSRIFEHAHHGLCMKHLGDSLRKKIQRGDSLHVYYDTAKAYGYQEFNEHFQQLRDKCPQAANCLEFDIGFEKWSKAYFPANRYDMLTINIVESLNSILRDEGEYPVTALVTSISRRFAEIFRQRRADISSLINLFVPSAEKTLREKMNEGDSLFVNNINGDANEFTVVCNGLTAKVNLLNKTCTCRECDLVKLPCAHVIIALRLKYGPHYDSSIYEYSSPMYKVQSYILALVKLLM